A single region of the Halichondria panicea chromosome 10, odHalPani1.1, whole genome shotgun sequence genome encodes:
- the LOC135343114 gene encoding neurogenic locus notch homolog protein 3-like: protein MKQLLFRSAALLLFWLSVCTAYTCPDGCVNGDCEPYLGNLICQCYDNWSGPTCDEFICNRANPCSNNGTCAQDPNDISQYVCACPFGFTGDRCQYGVPRNTPNSNCSSNPCQGNGTCYESHESALGYFCDCNIGRFGTSCNFTDNVCLGKDENELCSGRGYCVVTPSTAGVPLATCICDEPYKSTGFEGQYCNFLPNSNCYDGRCVNGLCIVLVDGGEICSCDPGFSGDNCSTTFDVCDGKCHNGGTCTPDGHYFNCSCPSGFTGQECEYFVDPCENLSCRNNGRCVPKMPPNDEGLIYTTSGVVSADCECSCGYQGEHCDVPRNDTDPCSFNPCGMGECNRDNSISGFTCTCSDGYAGDLCDQPNHCASSSCRPASTTDCVNLKDTFVCVCEDGWGGPACDMDIDECLRRPCARGNCSNSFGGYMCTCPPSWTGLLCDVPVACDILQCENGGTCELREGMATCECSQGFRGDQCEIEECPDSECDQLAGNNLCDERCFTESCNFDGGDCFGRVRHPTPSPWANCSLEAVCRILFSDGQCDVQCNTPGCLFDGFDCSPPSILECPHDSRDCGDQELARGLLVLYVVTNPSRPFVSPWKEEFISDLSKITNSRLVFQNEVLITREDLEGVHEPLMIFPPRKLSEDLWIYEVTFKLDLSYCRGNCPTNVEDVANFIQGTIDSGDGFIGPYGVAAAAADSDSPSTPPNVTIIGSIVGVAVVAVVAVIVVIMILRKRQRSYESESTETKRVKGTLWRPGSPSEGISRSSPSDGKKGPGGKSGSPLVSKEVTPAPPEEPDRYIAEGSVRAGMEPRNEASPIKWGGVTKPIVPFDHTSNEDSRTVVGQVGHDKRQWTIAHSKALQDPMQVRNLVEKFREQNGQNSDVNARGPGGLTPLMLVIMKRHSSHETMMYSSSRGSSDSGSSDHNDHTAPLLPPTTHTPRGAYYPLSSQLSPIDSSVSALIDAKVNLDVTNDYGQAALHLACACSRGDYVEQLLEAGANPNIQDNWGQSALQAAIVAAAEGAFMLLVNHPRTDINLKSDGGVTPLIAAVKVVNQFMVNQLLKKNVDIGTTDKDGRTAVHWAAMVDNLEALKLLIRQGPDAIKDAQDSKGQTALFLACREGSALCVKHLLDCFANATLMDNLEQSPIQIAYRKQHMDIVDMLRSTTQGPFSMHSQAPPMRGVPNMPGGFPVTPQYHEDMGQGPYSHQLVHPRKSKAKKGSSHARNGSVDLATPTYISNPAFFGVPQQTGERHQTFGDLSASAHSQQGPMPMRNFGPSHTSYPPTSESMPPAHAPMTSEYQKLSPISHGNNGYLHPITPPDSATLKVGTAPYPLTSPGSRVDPSSSIAITSTAAFDEIKAVSDLITSMADNPPAMSVNHYNRFPDKSTTVYPETSVGGAVRLQHYPLADHKHSYDSAPPLDVTRPSPPHSSENGSPSSGYPSPPHSNELPTQSFNGYQYPLSQACSPPSLTPSPESREEALARQQFHHIETYGTIIDSEHQGMGHVIQHHYQGYPLESSV from the exons ATGAAGCAGCTACTGTTTCGAAGCGCTGCACTACTATTATTCTGGCTGTCAGTATGCACAG ccTACACTTGCCCGGATGGATGCGTCAACGGAGATTGTGAGCCTTATCTTGGAAATCTCATTTGCCA GTGCTATGATAACTGGTCCGGACCTACTTGCGATGAGTTTATTTGCAATCGTGCCAACCCCTGCTCAAACAATGGAACCTGTGCACAAGACCCCAATGATATTTCACAGTATGTTTGTGCCTGCCCTTTCGGATTCACTGGAGACAGATGTCAGTATGGGGTTCCTCGAAACACTCCCAATT CAAATTGCTCCAGCAACCCATGCCAGGGCAACGGCACCTGCTACGAATCGCATGAATCGGCCCTGGGCTACTTCTGTGACTGCAATATTGGTCGTTTTGGTACATCTTGTAATTTTACTGACAATGTGTGTTTGGGAAAAGACGAGAATGAACTTTGCAGTGGCCGCGGATACTGTGTTGTGACACCGAGTACAGCAGGTGTCCCACTTGCCACTTGTATCTGCGATGAACCATACAAATCCACTGGATTTGAAGGACAATACTGTAATTTCTTACCCAATAGTAACTGTTATGATGGCCGGTGTGTGAACGGTTTGTGCATTGTACTTGTCGACGGTGGAGAAATCTGCTCTTGTGATCCAG GATTTAGTGGCGATAACTGCAGCACTACATTCGATGTTTGTGATGGTAAATGTCACAATGGAGGCACCTGCACTCCTGACGGCCACTACTTCAACTGCAGTTGTCCTAGTGGCTTTACTGGCCAAGAATGTGAATACTTCGTAGACCCTTGCGAAAATCTGTCTTGTCGTAACAATGGAAGATGCGTGCCTAAAATGCCTCCTAATGATGAGGGGCTAATCTATACTACTTCTGGTGTGGTTAGTGCTGATTGCGAGTGTTCATGTGGTTACCAAGGGGAACATTGTGATGTGCCGAGGAATGACACCGACCCTTGCAGTTTTAACCCCTGTGGAATGGGAGAGTGTAACCGTGACAATTCCATTAGTGgctttacatgtacttgttcGGATGGATATGCTGGAGATTTGTGCGACCAACCAAATCACTGTGCCTCATCATCTTGTCGCCCAGCATCGACAACTGATTGTGTGAACCTTAAAGAcacgtttgtgtgtgtgtgtgaagacgGTTGGGGTGGACCGGCATGTGATATGGATATTGACGAATGTTTGAGAAGGCCCTGTGCTCGAGGAAACTGCTCTAATTCTTTCGGGGGTTACATGTGCACCTGTCCGCCCAGTTGGACGGGATTACTCTGTGACGTGCCGGTCGCTTGTGACATTCTCCAATGTGAGAACGGAGGGACGTGTGAGCTGAGAGAGGGCATGGCCACTTGTGAATGCAGTCAAGGTTTCCGTGGAGATCAGTGTGAAATAGAAG AGTGCCCTGATAGTGAGTGCGACCAGCTGGCTGGGAATAACCTTTGTGAT GAAAGATGCTTTACAGAGTCTTGCAACTTCGATGGTGGAGACTGCTTTGGCCGAGTACGACACCCAACTCCCAGCCCTTGGGCAAACTGTAGTCTGGAAGCAGTCTGTCGCATTCTGTTCAGTGATGGCCAATGTGATGTCCAGTGCAATACTCCCGGCTGTCTGTTTGATGGGTTTGATTGTTCCCCTCCCTCCATACTGGAGTGTCCTCACGACTCTAGGGACTGTGGTGATCAGGAATTG GCTCGAGGGCTGCTTGTCCTATATGTGGTAACCAACCCGAGCAGACCCTTCGTCTCACCGTGGAAGGAGGAGTTCATCTCTGACCTCAGCAAAATCACCAACTCTAGACTGGTGTTCCAGAATGAGGTACTCATCACCAGGGAGGATCTGGAAGGAGTGCATGAGCCCCTTATGATATTCCCTCCACGCAAACTGTCTGAAGACCTTTG GATTTATGAGGTGACATTCAAGTTAGATCTGAGCTATTGCCGTGGAAACTGTCCTACCAATGTGGAAGAT GTTGCCAATTTTATCCAAGGTACCATTGACTCTGGGGATGGATTCATTGGTCCGTACGGAGTGGCAGCTGCTGCTG CTGATTCTGATTCCCCCTCAACACCGCCGAATGTGACGATAATTGGTAgtatagtgggtgtggccgTTGTGGCAGTGGTCGCTGTGATTGTAGTCATCATGATTCTGCGGAAGAGACAGCGTTCGTACGAGTCAGAGTCCACTGAGACAAAGCGAGTCAAGGGCACTCTTTGGAGGCCTGGTAGCCCCTCGGAAGGTATCAGTCGTTCATCACCATCCGATGGAAAGAAAGGACCTGGAGGCAAGTCTGGGTCTCCACTCGTCAGTAAAGAAGTCACACCTGCACC gccAGAGGAGCCAGATCGCTACATTGCTGAGGGAAGTGTGAGAGCTGGCATGGAGCCTCGTAACGAAGCCTCTCCCATCAAGTGGGGTGGAGTTACCAAGCCCATTGTCCCGTTTGACCACACTTCCAATGAAGACTCTCGAACCGTAGTGGGACAAGTGGGCCACGACAAACGACAATGGACCATCGCTCACTCCAAAGCACTGCAGGACCCAATGCAG GTGCGTAACCTTGTCGAGAAGTTCCGAGAGCAGAACGGCCAAAACAGTGACGTCAATGCCCGTGGTCCAGGTGGCCTCACTCCACTCATGCTCGTCATCATGAAGAGACACAGTTCCCACGAGACCATGATGTACTCCTCCTCCCGTGGATCCTCTGATTCCGGCAGCTCTGACCACAACGATCACACTGCCCCCCTCCTACCCCCCACCACTCATACCCCCCGTGGTGCTTACTATCCATTGAGCTCACAACTGTCACCGATTGACAGCTCTGTGAGTGCCCTAATCGATGCCAAGGTGAACCTGGATGTGACAAACGACTATGGACAGGCGGCTCTACATCTGGCATGTGCTTGTTCCCGTGGCGATTATGTCGAGCAACTACTTGAAGCTGGAGCTAACCCTAACATACAGGACAACTGGGGTCAGAGTGCATTGCAGGCAGCCATTGTGGCAGCTGCTGAGGGAGCCTTCATG CTCCTAGTGAACCATCCTCGTACGGATATCAACCTCAAATCTGATGGGGGAGTGACTCCTCTTATTGCGGCTGTGAAGGTCGTCAACCAGTTCATGGTCAaccagctgctcaagaagaACGTTGATATTGGCACCACTGACAAAGATGGCCGCACTGCTGTACACTGGGCAGCCATGGTGGATAATTTGGAGGCTCTCAAACTGCTGATCAGACAAGGCCCTGATGCCATCAAGGATGCTCAGGACTCAAAG GGTCAGACGGCACTGTTTCTCGCCTGTCGTGAAGGCTCTGCTCTGTGTGTCAAACACCTTCTCGATTGTTTCGCTAATGCAACACTCATGGACAATCTCGAACAGTCGCCGATTCAAATAGCGTACCGGAAGCAGCACATGGACATTGTTGATATGCTTCGAAGCACCACTCAGGGTCCGTTTTCCATGCACTCCCAGGCTCCACCCATGAGGGGAGTCCCGAATATGCCGGGTGGGTTCCCGGTCACGCCTCAGTACCACGAGGACATGGGTCAGGGTCCATACTCTCATCAACTCGTACACCCCAGGAAATCCAAGGCTAAGAAAGGCAGCTCTCATGCTCGCAATGGATCGGTGGATTTGGCCACTCCCACTTATATCAGCAACCCAGCCTTCTTTGGGGTGCCTCAACAAACTGGTGAACGCCACCAGACGTTTGGTGATCTCTCTGCATCTGCTCACTCTCAACAGGGGCCCATGCCAATGAGGAATTTCGGTCCCTCTCACACTTCCTACCCACCAACTTCCGAAAGTATGCCTCCTGCTCATGCACCCATGACATCCGAATACCAAAAGCTGTCTCCCATCTCACATGGAAACAATGGCTACCTCCATCCAATCACACCCCCTGATAGTGCCACCCTCAAAGTTGGAACTGCCCCCTACCCTTTAACCTCTCCCGGCTCACGCGTTGACCCCTCATCCTCCATTGCCATTACTTCCACCGCAGCTTTTGACGAGATAAAAGCTGTTAGTGATCTAATCACTTCAATGGCTGACAACCCTCCTGCGATGTCTGTCAACCACTACAATCGATTCCCCGACAAGAGCACCACTGTGTATCCAGAGACATCTGTAGGAGGTGCCGTGCGGTTACAACACTACCCGCTGGCTGACCACAAACACAGCTACGACTCTGCACCTCCCCTAGACGTTACTCGTCCTTCTCCACCACACTCTAGTGAGAATGGAAGTCCTTCGTCCGGCTACCCCTCTCCACCACATTCTAACGAGCTGCCGACCCAGTCCTTTAATGGCTATCAGTATCCACTGTCACAGGCTTGCAGCCCTCCCAGTCTCACACCTTCGCCCGAGTCTCGAGAGGAAGCGTTGGCAAGACAACAGTTTCATCACATCGAAACATACGGAACTATAATTGATAGTGAGCACCAAGGGATGGGTCATGTGATCCAGCACCATTACCAGGGGTATCCCCTAGAGAGCTCAGTgtaa
- the LOC135343122 gene encoding uncharacterized protein LOC135343122, translated as MATCSDNVDASLILDTLIEKTGITEEQLDGTVEEGHLLKLAGLFGGWEKYVGVTGLGLNEAQKADVRDAVFREGHEKGMIKALTFWLKRNPYPSYRSLIEILLKLEEGLLAANVCNTVTTLTFGSKESRPVSGDVPTLEPFEPTDKSAADTTTSVLPIAMPSNDAALSEKVKWFEAQFYSLQELAQVELTREGVTVENFRQSLARLSSSIKAEHESFLKGKYATFKKAEAIEDIFFHLNFYLSFIDFSLLEHIINHFGSSDLKKKMSQYSMDMVQFRKTTTVAEIFPHLSGRPEPPPEYVKLEMEFDYNPHTYTLEDLEQTRLKLGREFSLSKLALFLVKIVTGSVVLVCILPEGMVWRIDAEKYKNSFFDLKLVRLHLNNECLYRIDLSRKFAHNINNAILSTPDSCGLAIITDLNNGGSLGFNDRYSRLRNRFKDCNFALYNTFFPVDKLELYAIIYAVSHYLNLPNTSNYPILFMVNGPVSKDVNTFLVYGHKIDIGKDIIKPLVSCEHLADNPKIIIIETYPQCRSRIPHSQNFIVTLFNSDSSDPECNQDIFFKMIDIEEIFLRLESQNFKRMTVKSHLKQPIYFCQHSSMDMSMGSLSNFKDVVEDVVGDVNDLIKSTQNPKGLAIIIALKDHLRATNTKMLTGIFSKLDYVAKSYSNLEDVVSTVTYHTELSDHPIVFAISGQVAGDDPNHLLYKGSRIDIYYAILKPLCIPYLSKHPKIFLIMAYTDTETSLDLSHLRVPFIGNFIFAYIHSKTIQISSETTEILQHALQNTKASIDEVLDDVRRNIPGHCSMKVISRLDKPVYIHDNPVDLHRGIGDATGTDSVGTS; from the exons atggctactTGTTCTGACAATGTTGATGCAAGTCTCATCTTAGACACACTGATTGAAAAAACTGGAATAACAGAGGAGCAGCTAGATGGCACAGTGGAAGAGGGGCACCTGCTGAAGCTGGCTGGACTGTTTGGTGGCTGGGAGAAATACGTGGGAGTGACTGGACTTGGTCTCAATGAGGCACAGAAAGCTGATGTAAGGGATGCTGTTTTCCGAGAAGGGCATGAAAAGGGCATGATCAAAGCTCTGACATTTTGGCTCAAAAGAAACCCTTACCCTAGCTATCGCTCGCTGATTGAGATTTTGTTGAAACTGGAGGAGGGGCTGCTAGCTGCCAATGTGTGCAATACTG TTACTACGTTGACCTTTGGTTCTAAAGAATCCAGGCCAGTCTCAGGTG ATGTCCCTACATTGGAGCCTTTTGAGCCAACTGACAAGAGTGCTGCAGACACTACCACATCAGTACTGCCTATAGCAATGCCTTCGAATG ATGCTGCTCTCTCAGAGAAAGTGAAATGGTTTGAGGCACAGTTTTATAGCTTACAAGAGTTGGCACAGGTTGAGCTCACAAGGGAAGGAGTCACTGTTGAAAATTTCCGACAATCGTTAGCACGCCTCTCGAGTTCAATCAAAGCCGAGCATGAGAGCTTTCTGAAAGGAAAATATGCCACATTCAAGAAAGCTGAGGCTATTGAGGACATATTTTTTCACCTCAACTTCTACCTTAGTTTCATTGACTTTAGTCTTCTCGAGCACATTATCAATCACTTTGGCAGTTCcgacctcaagaaaaagatgaGCCAATACTCAATGGACATGGTGCAGTTTCGCAAGACAACAACAGTGGCTGAGATTTTCCCTCATCTGTCCGGTCGACCAGAGCCACCACCCGAGTATGTCAAATTGGAGATGGAATTTGATTACAAtccacacacttacacactgGAGGATTTGGAGCAAACTCGTCTCAAGCTGGGAAGAGAGTTTTCACTATCAAAGTTGGCGCTTTTTCTTGTGAAGATTGTAACGGGCTCAGTTGTTTTGGTCTGCATACTGCCTGAGGGAATGGTGTGGAGAATTGATGCTGAAAAGTATAAAAATAGCTTTTTTGATTTAAAACTTGTGCGACTGCATCTAAACAATGAATGCCTTTATCGTATCGATCTGTCAAGAAAGTTTGCTCACAACATCAACAATGCAATTCTGTCTACTCCTGATTCTTGTGGACTGGCTATCATAACTGATCTTAACAATGGTGGCTCATTGGGATTTAATGATAGATACAGCAGGCTTAGAAACAGGTTCAAGGACTGCAACTTCGCCCTTTACAACACTTTTTTTCCAGTGGACAAGTTAGAATTATATGCGATCATATATGCTGTAAGCCACTATCTCAATCTCCCGAATACATCTAACTACCCGATTCTGTTTATGGTGAATGGTCCAGTGAGCAAGGATGTGAACACGTTTTTAGTATATGGACACAAGATCGACATTGGTAAAGATATCATTAAGCCACTAGTATCATGTGAACACCTTGCCGACAATCCCAAGATAATCATCATTGAGACCTACCCTCAGTGTAGGTCGCGAATTCCACACAGCCAAAACTTTATTGTCACTTTATTCAATTCTGATAGCAGCGACCCTGAGTGCAATCAAGACATATTTTTTAAAATGATTGACATCGAAGAAATATTTTTGAGATTAGAATCGCAAAACTTCAAACGGATGACTGTGAAGTCTCACCTCAAGCAACCAATCTACTTTTGCCAACATTCATCGATG GACATGTCAATGGGCTCTTTATCAAATTTTAAAGATGTTGTTGAAGATGTTGTTGGTGACGTTAACGATTTGATTAAGTCGACTCAAAACCCTAAAGGTTTGGCTATCATTATTGCCCTTAAGGatcatctcagagctaccaaTACCAAAATGCTTACTGGCATATTTTCGAAACTGGATTATGTAGCCAAAAGTTACTCTAATCTTGAAGACGTCGTGTCTACAGTTACATACCACACAGAGTTGTCAGACCATCCGATAGTGTTTGCAATTAGTGGACAAGTAGCTGGAGATGACCCAAACCATTTGCTTTATAAAGGAAGTCGTATCGACATCTACTATGCTATTCTCAAGCCGCTTTGCATTCCTTATCTTTCTAAGCACCCAAAGATATTCCTTATCATGGCCTATACTGATACTGAAACCTCGCTGGACCTATCGCACCTGAGGGTTCCATTCATAGGAAACTTCATTTTTGCTTATATCCATTCTAAAACGATACAGATATCTTCTGAGACTACTGAGATTTTACAGCATGCACTCCAGAATACCAAAGCATCTATTGATGAAGTACTAGATGATGTTCGACGTAACATCCCGGGCCACTGTTCAATGAAGGTGATCTCTCGCCTCGACAAGCCAGTGTATATCCATGACAACCCAGTAGATCTTCATCGTGGCATTGGTGACGCTACTGGAACTG actcaGTTGGGACAAGTTAG
- the LOC135342475 gene encoding uncharacterized protein LOC135342475: MPSNGGLLRFFYSLQELAETELTGKRVTVEDFRRSLACLSISIKAELENFLKGKYATFKKAESIEDIFFHLNFYLSFIDFSLLEHIIDHFGSSDLKQKMSQHSLDMVQFRKTTTVAEIFPHLSDRPEPPPEYVKLEMEFDYDPHTFTLEDLEQTRLKLGREFSLSKYQISGSVVLVCILPEGMVRADMQEQNNSFLDLKLVRLDLNNKCLYHIDLSRKFAHNINNAILSTPDSRGLAIIISLSPPIPSRLISDRCNDNIRRLNNRFKEYNFAMYIRQGRLGKLELNGIMYAARHYVHIPDSSKYPILFMVSGAVQGDVNTFVTGHDKIDIGKDIIEPLVSSKHLADNPKI, encoded by the exons ATGCCTTCGAATGGTGGGCTCTTAAGATTT TTTTATAGCTTGCAAGAGTTGGCAGAGACTGAGCTCACAGGGAAAAGAGTCACTGTTGAAGATTTCCGACGATCGTTAGCATGCCTCTCGATTTCAATCAAAGCCGAGCTTGAGAATTTTCTGAAAGGAAAATATGCCACATTCAAGAAAGCCGAGTCTATTGAGGACATATTTTTTCACCTCAACTTCTACCTTAGCTTCATCGACTTTAGTCTTCTCGAACACATTATCGACCACTTTGGCAGTTCTGACCTCAAGCAAAAGATGAGCCAACACTCTCTGGACATGGTGCAATTCCGCAAAACAACAACAGTGGCTGAGATTTTCCCTCACCTGTCCGATCGACCAGAGCCACCACCCGAGTATGTCAAGCTGGAGATGGAGTTTGATTACGACCCACACACTTTCACTCTGGAGGATTTGGAGCAAACTCGTCTCAAGCTGGGAAGAGAGTTTTCGTTATCAAAATATCAAATTTCTGGCTCAGTTGTTTTGGTCTGCATACTGCCTGAAGGAATGGTGCGTGCTGACATGCAAGAGCAGAACAATAGCTTTCTTGATTTAAAACTCGTACGACTGGATCTAAACAATAAATGCCTTTATCATATCGATCTGTCAAGAAAGTTTGCTCACAACATCAACAATGCAATTCTGTCTACTCCTGATTCTCGTGGACTGGCTATCATAATTAGTCTTTCTCCTCCCATACCTTCTCGGCTGATATCGGATAGATGTAATGATAACATTCGCAGGCTCAACAACAGGTTTAAGGAATACAACTTTGCCATGTACATCAGACAAGGCAGATTAGGAAAGCTGGAATTAAATGGGATCATGTATGCTGCACGTCACTATGTCCATATCCCAGATTCATCAAAGTACCCGATTCTGTTTATGGTGAGTGGTGCAGTACAAGGTGATGTGAACACTTTCGTAACTGGACATGACAAGATCGACATCGGTAAAGATATCATTGAGCCACTAGTATCATCTAAACACCTTGCCGACAATCCcaagatataa